The Corylus avellana chromosome ca8, CavTom2PMs-1.0 genome has a segment encoding these proteins:
- the LOC132190287 gene encoding uncharacterized protein LOC132190287, whose product MDEAEQEQQNRRVLTLLEALKKTSKDLRSNPISPTNTHNSETSVEALSKLEAEAAAVVSTNPNLFNLHRLLCILKTLLETLEESQGYSFKPLLRRQITNFRISRAACKLEAEIQAFLDRESVQNLVRTLQESADEEQKVKVLADFRKRVGQGFDRDFQELVLRAKVFSILESLLCDSMCSKRVRDEAALVVDALVRFNKNVFVGLVFMGPTINGALTSIGSCCSIQVLCSLIKFIRTPLIDEMESNGEIPRIINLLSTEDLSIRAAALDCILALAYFGRKEVVEEMLEEKLVEKLMELQRLEHGSDEIERENNGEVCVEAEVENNPFGSCVASFSVQVEVGEGLSQIEKREVKREILRRVREASVSEAESSAIEAEVLWGSSP is encoded by the coding sequence ATGGACGAAGCTGAACAGGAACAACAGAATCGACGCGTTCTAACGCTACTAGAAGCGCTAAAGAAGACCTCCAAAGATCTACGAAGCAACCCCATTTCCCCAACGAACACCCACAATTCGGAAACCTCTGTTGAAGCTCTTTCAAAGCTCGAAGCGGAGGCCGCAGCCGTTGTTTCCACGAACCCAAATCTTTTCAACCTCCATCGATTGCTCTGCATTCTCAAGACCCTGCTCGAAACGCTCGAAGAATCTCAGGGCTACAGCTTCAAACCCCTCCTCCGCCGCCAGATCACTAACTTCAGGATTTCCCGGGCTGCATGCAAGTTGGAGGCTGAGATTCAAGCGTTTCTTGACCGAGAAAGTGTGCAAAATCTTGTAAGAACGCTGCAGGAATCGGCGGATGAGGAGCAGAAGGTTAAGGTCTTGGCTGATTTCAGAAAACGGGTGGGCCAAGGTTTCGATAGAGATTTTCAGGAGTTGGTTTTGAGAGCGAAGGTATTTTCTATTCTTGAATCTTTACTCTGTGACTCCATGTGTTCGAAGCGGGTTCGAGACGAAGCGGCTCTTGTTGTAGATGCGTTGGTTAGATTCAATAAGAATGTTTTTGTGGGATTGGTGTTCATGGGTCCGACAATTAATGGAGCCTTGACTTCTATAGGATCGTGTTGTTCGATTCAAGTTCTTTGCTCACTGATCAAATTCATCAGAACTCCATTAATAGATGAAATGGAATCGAACGGTGAAATCCCCAGAATCATCAACCTGTTAAGCACAGAAGATTTGTCTATTCGAGCGGCAGCTTTGGATTGCATTCTTGCACTTGCTTATTTTGGGAGAAAAGAAGTTGTTGAAGAAATGCTTGAAGAAAAGTTGGTGGAGAAGCTCATGGAGTTGCAGAGATTGGAACATGGAAGtgatgagattgagagagagaataatgGAGAAGTTTGTGTGGAAGCGGAAGTGGAGAATAATCCATTTGGAAGCTGTGTTGCAAGTTTTTCAGTGCAAGTGGAAGTGGGGGAAGGGTTGAGTCaaatagagaaaagagaagTCAAACGAGAAATACTGAGGAGAGTCAGAGAGGCCTCTGTTTCTGAAGCAGAGTCATCCGCCATTGAGGCAGAGGTATTATGGGGTTCTTCGCCTTGA